A genomic stretch from Rhinatrema bivittatum chromosome 9, aRhiBiv1.1, whole genome shotgun sequence includes:
- the LRRC4 gene encoding leucine-rich repeat-containing protein 4 — protein MNLLWQVTVHHTWNAALLSVVYLMAQTWILCEASAGPQSCPSVCSCSNQFSKVVCTRRGLSEVPLGIPSNTRYLNLMENNIQMIQADTFRHLHHLEVLQLGRNAIRQIEVGAFNGLASLNTLELFDNWLTVIPSGAFEYLSKLRELWLRNNPIESIPSYAFNRVPSLMRLDLGELKKLEYISEGAFEGLYNLKYLNLGMCNIRDMPNLTPLVGLEELEISGNNFPEIKPGSFHGLKSLKKLWIMNSQISWIERNAFDDLTSLVELNLAHNNLTSLPHDLFAPLRYLVELHLHHNPWDCDCDVLWLSWWLREYIPTNSTCCGRCHSPLHMRGKYLVEVDQTSFQCSAPFIIDAPRDLNISEGRVAELKCRTPAMSSVRWLLPNGTILSHASNHPRISVLNDGTLNFSHVLLSDTGVYTCMVTNVAGNSNASAYLNVSTAELNTSNYSFFTTVTVETTEISPEVISSKFKPVPTTSTGYQPAYTTSTTVLIQTTKTPKTVVVPTLDTNDKMQTSLDEVMKTTKIIIGCFVAVTLLAAAMLIVFYKLRKRHQQRSTVAAARTVEIIQVDEDIPSGPPSGVPGEGAVILPTIHDHMNYTTYKPAHAAHWTENSIGNSLHPTVTTITEPYIIQTHTKEKVQETQI, from the coding sequence ATGAATCTCCTGTGGCAGGTAACTGTGCACCACACCTGGAATGCCGCCCTGCTTTCGGTAGTCTACCTCATGGCACAAACGTGGATCCTGTGTGAAGCTTCAGCTGGGCCCCAGAGCTGCCCCTCAGTCTGTTCATGCAGTAACCAGTTTAGTAAGGTGGTCTGCACACGACGAGGCCTCTCCGAGGTCCCATTGGGTATTCCTTCCAATACCCGGTACCTCAACCTCATGGAGAACAATATCCAAATGATCCAGGCAGACACATTCCGACACTTGCATCATTTAGAGGTCCTACAGCTTGGGAGGAACGCCATTCGGCAGATAGAGGTTGGCGCTTTCAATGGGTTGGCCAGCCTCAACACCTTGGAATTGTTTGACAACTGGCTGACAGTCATTCCAAGTGGAGCTTTTGAGTACCTGTCCAAACTGAGAGAATTGTGGCTCAGGAATAACCCCATTGAGAGCATTCCTTCATACGCATTTAACAGAGTTCCCTCGCTCATGCGCCTGGACCTAGGGGAACTGAAAAAGTTGGAGTATATTTCAGAGGGAGCTTTCGAGGGATTATACAATCTGAAGTACCTTAACCTTGGGATGTGTAACATAAGGGACATGCCAAACCTCACACCCTTGGTTGGGCTGGAGGAACTGGAAATATCTGGGAATAACTTCCCTGAAATCAAACCAGGATCTTTTCATGGCTTAAAGTCTCTGAAAAAACTTTGGATTATGAACTCGCAGATCAGCTGGATTGAGCGGAACGCCTTTGATGACCTCACATCTCTGGTGGAGTTGAACCTGGCCCATAATAACCTGACCTCTTTGCCACATGATCTGTTTGCGCCATTGAGGTACCTAGTGGAGTTACATTTGCACCACAATCCATGGGACTGCGATTGTGATGTGCTGTGGCTGTCATGGTGGCTGCGAGAATATATCCCCACCAACTCCACGTGCTGCGGCCGCTGCCATTCCCCATTGCACATGAGAGGAAAATACCTTGTAGAAGTTGACCAGACTTCCTTTCAGTGCTCTGCCCCTTTCATCATAGACGCCCCAAGGGATTTAAACATTTCTGAAGGACGAGTGGCTGAGCTTAAGTGCCGAACTCCTGCCATGTCTTCTGTTAGGTGGCTACTGCCCAATGGGACAATACTGAGCCATGCTTCCAATCACCCACGGATATCTGTGCTCAATGATGGGACGCTGAACTTCTCCCATGTTTTGCTCTCTGACACTGGTGTTTACACGTGCATGGTTACCAATGTGGCAGGGAACTCCAACGCATCAGCCTATCTCAATGTCAGCACGGCGGAGCTTAATACTTCCAACTACAGTTTCTTCACCACCGTCACAGTAGAGACAACGGAGATCTCACCAGAGGTCATATCATCCAAATTTAAACCAGTGCCAACAACGTCTACAGGGTATCAGCCAGCCTACACCACTTCCACGACGGTACTTATCCAGACCACCAAAACACCAAAAACGGTGGTTGTTCCCACATTAGACACCAATGACAAAATGCAGACCAGTCTGGATGAGGTCATGAAGACCACCAAAATCATCATTGGTTGTTTTGTGGCGGTAACGCTACTAGCAGCAGCCATGTTGATAGTGTTCTACAAACTCCGCAAGCGGCATCAACAGCGGAGCACTGTGGCAGCTGCTAGGACTGTTGAGATTATCCAAGTGGATGAGGATATCCCAAGCGGGCCACCATCAGGTGTACCAGGTGAGGGGGCAGTAATTCTGCCCACTATTCACGATCATATGAACTACACCACCTATAAACCAGCACATGCAGCTCACTGGACAGAAAACAGCATTGGCAATTCTCTGCATCCCACAGTAACCACTATCACTGAACCTTATATAATTCAGACCCACACCAAGGAGAAGGTACAGGAAActcaaatctga